One genomic segment of Nitrosopumilus sp. includes these proteins:
- a CDS encoding thr operon leader peptide, whose protein sequence is MNRHTIITSIAIIVIIIVFGHSGFSILGANQLEYRWDNPGDFSFFTMSNHGEMEFCNTIPFWVSFQKFEITTFYDAENIGVFSIDPMTINPLSSVVKKGVFSSSELSATQHIFMTLDFEFDGGDIRLDPNKLIVVIRTDTPIIGIIPYSTTTQISGFDFDKTMNAEDLTCD, encoded by the coding sequence ATGAACAGACATACAATTATCACATCAATTGCAATAATAGTAATCATAATTGTATTTGGACATTCAGGATTTAGTATTTTAGGAGCTAATCAATTAGAATACAGATGGGATAATCCCGGAGATTTTTCTTTTTTTACAATGTCAAATCATGGGGAAATGGAATTTTGCAATACAATTCCATTTTGGGTTAGTTTCCAAAAATTTGAAATCACAACATTTTATGATGCAGAAAATATCGGAGTATTTTCCATAGACCCAATGACCATCAACCCACTATCATCTGTTGTTAAAAAAGGAGTTTTTTCATCAAGTGAACTATCTGCTACTCAACATATTTTCATGACGCTTGATTTTGAGTTTGATGGTGGAGATATTAGACTAGATCCAAATAAGCTAATTGTTGTGATTAGGACAGACACACCAATTATAGGCATAATTCCATACTCAACTACAACTCAAATTTCAGGATTTGATTTTGATAAAACTATGAATGCTGAAGATTTAACTTGTGATTAA